The Deltaproteobacteria bacterium nucleotide sequence TGAACAAAGTGCTCAACGTCGGCGGCTTCAACCTCGATCGCGCCCTCGAGGTGGACCCCAAGTTCATGGAGCCGGAGTATCCGTTCGAGTGGGGCGGCATCTTTACACTAGAAGCGGGGAACTATGAGCTGCTCCTCAAAGAAGGGCCCGATCCGGCGATAAACGTTGTTCTTCTACCGGCAGCGGAAGCCAACGGCGAAGCGTTGAAAGAGCGCGAGATGGACGCGGTGTTGTTGTTTTCGGATCAAGAGACCGTGCTTGAGTCCGGCGCGATGCTGCAGCCCGAAAAGAAACTATTTCAGCTCAAGCTCGCGCCGAGAGAAAGCCGCTATACGATCAAAATCGAGCAGCGCGGTCACTACGCGCTATTTACCCAGCACATGCCCAGCGAGTTTCAGATGGAGCTGCGCGCGCCGGAGCTGATTGTGCAGCCGGTGCTCGGCCGTGAGTACAAACCTGATCATGTGCACAACGAAGAGATTACCTCGGTGGGTATCGAAGCGCCGGGCGATCTCGACGGCAAAAAATTCAACGACTGGATGCGCGGCATCTTGACGGAGCAGGGGACGGACATTTTCCGGATGAAAGGCGTGCTGAGCATCAGGGGCGAAGCCAATCGGTTCGTATTTCAGGGCGTGCACATGCTGTTTGACGCCAAGCAGGAGCGGCCCTGGGGCGCTGCGGCGCGGCGCAACTCCCTGATCTTCATCGGTCGCAAGCTCAACCGCCAGCAATTAAACGAGGGGTTCCGTGCCTGCCTTGCTTAAGAGCAAAGTCAATGTGCTGGCGCCGTCGTGGCAGCACAAAATGGACGATCACGTCGTTTCGGTGGCCTGGTCGCCGGACAGCCAATGGCTTGCGGCCGCCTGCGTCTCCGGGCCGATTCAGATTTTTTATGTCAAGGACGGCTCCAAGGTGTGCCGTTTGCCTGGCCATGCCTTTGGCACGACCATGATCGGCTGGAGTCCCAACGGCAAGCAGTTCGCTAGCGCCGGGCAGGACGGCACGATCAAATACTGGGATATGCTGCAGTGTTCGGAGAGTCATTCCATGGACGCCGGCGCGGCGTGGGTCGAAGCGATCGCCTGGGGAGCGGCCAATGGCAGCGGCCCGGTGCTCGCCAGCGCGGCGGGAAAAAAATTACGGCTATGGACCATGGATGGACAGTTGTTGCGCGAATATCCGGACCATCCGAGCACGATCAGCGACGTTAAGTGGAGGCCGCTGCGCGAGGGAGCGAAGGAAGAGCGACTTGCTTCGGCGGCCTACGGCCAGCTGGCGTTTTGGCGCGCGCAATCGAACGAGCCGGTTACCAAACTCGAATGGAAGGGGTCTCTCTTGACCATCGCCTGGAGTCCCGATGGAGCGTTTGTTGCCACCGGCAACCAGGACTCGACCGTGCACTTCTGGTTCGTCAAGAGCGGTGAAGATC carries:
- a CDS encoding GTP-binding protein, whose protein sequence is MAVEFETPQRVPVTVLTGFLGSGKTTLLNRILTENHGKRIAVIENEFGEVGVDQELVIGAEEEIFEMNNGCICCTVRGDLIRILGNLMKRRERFDYIMVETTGLADPGPVAQTFFVDDEMQAKLMLDGVVTLIDAKHIAQHIDDSSEAREQIAFADVILLNKTDLVSPDVLDKLEARIRGMNSAAKVYRTKDAIVDMNKVLNVGGFNLDRALEVDPKFMEPEYPFEWGGIFTLEAGNYELLLKEGPDPAINVVLLPAAEANGEALKEREMDAVLLFSDQETVLESGAMLQPEKKLFQLKLAPRESRYTIKIEQRGHYALFTQHMPSEFQMELRAPELIVQPVLGREYKPDHVHNEEITSVGIEAPGDLDGKKFNDWMRGILTEQGTDIFRMKGVLSIRGEANRFVFQGVHMLFDAKQERPWGAAARRNSLIFIGRKLNRQQLNEGFRACLA
- a CDS encoding WD40 repeat domain-containing protein, which codes for MDDHVVSVAWSPDSQWLAAACVSGPIQIFYVKDGSKVCRLPGHAFGTTMIGWSPNGKQFASAGQDGTIKYWDMLQCSESHSMDAGAAWVEAIAWGAANGSGPVLASAAGKKLRLWTMDGQLLREYPDHPSTISDVKWRPLREGAKEERLASAAYGQLAFWRAQSNEPVTKLEWKGSLLTIAWSPDGAFVATGNQDSTVHFWFVKSGEDLQMSGYPTKVRELSWDFNSRYLATGGGDQITIWDCSGKGPADTQPIVLKGHQGVLHCLAYQPYGVLLASGGDDGMVGLWNPKKDKKPVGVHALEDAVSEVVWSPDSRSLAVAGHNGEVRLIRVAKGGE